A single genomic interval of Cervus elaphus chromosome 19, mCerEla1.1, whole genome shotgun sequence harbors:
- the ATP6V1A gene encoding V-type proton ATPase catalytic subunit A, which produces MMDFSKLPKIRDEDKESTFGYVHGVSGPVVTACDMAGAAMYELVRVGHSELVGEIIRLEGDMATIQVYEETSGVSVGDPVLRTGKPLSVELGPGIMGAIFDGIQRPLSDISSQTQSIYIPRGVNVSALSRDVKWDFTPCKNLRVGSHITGGDIYGIVNENSLIKHKIMLPPRNRGTVTYIAPPGNYDTSDVVLELEFEGIKEKFSMVQVWPVRQVRPVTEKLPANHPLLTGQRVLDALFPCVQGGTTAIPGAFGCGKTVISQSLSKYSNSDVIIYVGCGERGNEMSEVLRDFPELTMEVDGKVESIMKRTALVANTSNMPVAAREASIYTGITLSEYFRDMGYHVSMMADSTSRWAEALREISGRLAEMPADSGYPAYLGARLASFYERAGRVKCLGNPEREGSVSIVGAVSPPGGDFSDPVTSATLGIVQVFWGLDKKLAQRKHFPSVNWLISYSKYMRALDEYYDKHFTEFVPLRTKAKEILQEEEDLAEIVQLVGKASLAETDKITLEVAKLIKDDFLQQNGYTPYDRFCPFYKTVGMLSNMIAFYDMARRAVETTAQSDNKITWSIIREHMGEILYKLSSMKFKDPVKDGEAKIKADYAQLLEDMQNAFRSLED; this is translated from the exons TGGTTACAGCCTGTGACATGGCAGGTGCAGCCATGTATGAACTGGTGAGAGTGGGCCACAGCGAGTTGGTTGGAGAGATTATCCGATTAGAGGGTGACATGGCTACCATCCAGGTGTATGAAGAAACTT CTGGTGTGTCTGTTGGAGACCCTGTACTCCGCACTGGTAAACCCCTCTCAGTTGAACTTGGTCCAGGCATTATGGGAGCCATTTTTGATGGTATTCAGAGACCTTTGTCAGATATCAGCAGTCAGACTCAAAGTATTTACATTCCCAGAGGAGTAAATGTGTCTGCTCTTAGCAGAGATGTCAAATGGGATTTCACACCTTGCAAAAATCTACGG GTTGGTAGTCACATCACTGGTGGAGATATTTACGGAATTGTCAATGAGAACTCTCTCATCAAACACAAAATCATGTTGCCTCCACGAAACAGAGGAACTGTCACCTACATTGCTCCACCTGGAAATTACGATACCTCT GATGTTGTGTTGGAGCTTGAATTTGAAGGTATAAAGGAGAAGTTCAGCATGGTCCAAGTATGGCCTGTACGTCAGGTTCGGCCTGTCACTGAGAAGTTGCCAGCTAATCATCCTCTGTTGACTGGCCAGAGAGTCCTTGATGCCCTTTTTCC ATGTGTACAGGGAGGAACTACTGCAATCCCTGGGGCTTTTGGCTGTGGGAAGACAGTGATATCACAGTCTCTATCCAAGTATTCCAACAGTGATGTGATCATCTACGTAGGATGTGGTGAGAGAGGAAACGAGATGTCTGAAGTCCTCCGGGACTTCCCAGAG CTCACGATGGAAGTCGATGGTAAGGTAGAGTCAATTATGAAGAGAACAGCATTGGTAGCCAATACGTCCAATATGCCTGTGGCTGCTAGAGAAGCCTCTATTTATACTG GAATTACACTGTCAGAATATTTCCGTGACATGGGCTATCATGTCAGTATGATGGCTGACTCCACCTCTCGATGGGCTGAGGCTCTTAGAGAAATCTCTGGTCGTTTAGCTGAAATGCCTGCAG atagTGGATATCCTGCATATCTTGGTGCCCGTTTGGCCTCTTTCTATGAGCGAGCCGGCAGAGTGAAGTGTCTTGGAAATCCTGAGAGAGAAGGGAGTGTCAGCATTGTAGGAGC aGTTTCTCCACCTGGTGGTGACTTTTCTGATCCAGTTACATCTGCTACTCTTGGTATTGTTCAG GTGTTCTGGGGCTTAGATAAGAAACTAGCTCAACGTAAGCATTTTCCTTCTGTCAATTGGCTGATCAGCTACAGCAAGTACATGCGTGCCTTGGATGAGTACTATGACAAACACTTCACAGAGTTCGTTCCTCTGAGGACCAAAGCTAAGGAGATTCTTCAGGAAGAAGAAGACTTGGCAGAaattgtacagctggtgggaaag gcTTCTCTAGCAGAAACAGATAAAATCACTCTGGAGGTAGCAAAACTTATCAAAGATGATTTCCTTCAACAAAATGGATATACTCCTTATGACAG GTTCTGCCCATTCTACAAGACAGTGGGAATGCTGTCCAACATGATCGCATTTTATGATATGGCCCGCAGAGCTGTTGAAACCACTGCCCAGAGTGACAATAAAATCACATGGTCCATTATCCGTGAGCACATGGGCGAGATCCTCTATAAGCTTTCCTCCATGAAATTCAAG GATCCAGTGAAAGATGGTGAGGCGAAGATCAAGGCCGACTATGCACAACTTCTTGAAGATATGCAGAATGCATTCCGTAGCCTTGAAGATTAG